From the Helicoverpa armigera isolate CAAS_96S chromosome 16, ASM3070526v1, whole genome shotgun sequence genome, one window contains:
- the LOC110384517 gene encoding probable cytochrome P450 301a1, mitochondrial isoform X2, whose translation MYLNQLRNVQPYVRLGLANIQKRCYEKAILQTQKLQSQEVNTNKACSASVGLSDKDPLMNEIFPATRVMPMVLTNKEPIVLSFDDVPGPRALKYISNFRHYLSEIGTQLTVGVLTIALNMSTYLNTKKPLKNLSALFDEYGPVVRFVSPVGGDIVLINHPEHIQKVYTMEGEYPIRSTLDSLEKYRSEHRSLVYGGLYSVQGEEWNRQRAVVLAPLNNSISHHISGINDVCENFTTKIYNIRNYQDEISKDLYKELHKWAFDCMGLVLFSKRFTMLDTELVYSQCDMSWLYHSLEKATDAIIKCESGLHFWKLFPTPAWNSLVKYCDSLDNLIGKHVIEAEQALSFQASKDANTDFNKNCVINAMLMGEDKMNAEDISTIIMDMLLIGVNTITSSMSFLLYYIAKYQRAQRILYDEIDKVGANLSINDLSKITELTPYLQACIKESLRLVPPIPVLTRILPKNITIDRYNIPRGTLIIMSTQDASLKEGNYDDASVFYPERWLKGDAKEYHAFASIPFGFGARKCLGQNIAETMMSLLTLRIIQKYKLEYHYGDVGSTRSFISRPNKALKVRFVDRL comes from the exons atgtaTCTAAATCAATTGCGAAATGTTCAACCGTACGTCAGATTAGGATTGGCTAATATCCAAAAAAGATGTTATGAAAAGGCAATATTGCAGACTCAAAAGCTTCAAAGTCAAGAAGTGAATACCAATAAGGCATGCTCAGCTTCTGTTGGTTTATCCGACAAAGATCCTCTAATGAACGAAATATTCCCAGCAACTAGGGTGATGCCTATGGTGCTTACGAATAAGGAACCTATTGTGCTTTCATTCGATGACGTACCTGGACCCAGAGCTTTGAAATACATATCAAATTTTCGTCACTACCTTTCAGAAATTGGTACCCAACTCACAGTGGGCGTGCTCACTATAGCACTTAACATGA GCACATATTTAAACACCAAGAAACCGCTGAAGAATCTTTCCGCCCTTTTCGACGAGTACGGGCCTGTGGTTCGGTTTGTTAGTCCCGTGGGAGGGGACATAGTCTTGATAAATCACCCCGAGCATATCCAGAAAGTTTATACTATGGAGGGGGAGTATCCTATAAGGTCAACCTTGGACTCTCTGGAGAAATATAGATCGGAGCACAGGAGCCTCGTTTATGGTGGACTGTATTCCGT TCAAGGGGAAGAATGGAATCGTCAAAGGGCAGTTGTGCTCGCACCACTGAACAACTCGATCTCACACCACATTAGTGGGATCAACGACGTATGCGAAAATTTCACGACAAAGATATACAATATTCGAAACTATCAAGACGAGATTTCAAAGGATCTGTATAAGGAGCTCCACAAGTGGGCCTTCGATTGTATGG GATTAGTGCTTTTCTCGAAAAGGTTCACGATGCTAGACACAGAGCTGGTGTACAGTCAGTGCGATATGTCGTGGCTCTACCACAGCTTGGAGAAGGCGACTGACGCCATCATCAAATGCGAGTCCGGCCTCCACTTCTGGAAGCTGTTCCCGACGCCCGCATGGAACTCTCTCGTCAAATACTGCGACAGCTTAGACAA CCTAATTGGAAAACATGTTATAGAAGCGGAACAAGCTCTCTCTTTTCAAGCATCAAAAGATGCAAATACTGATTTCA ATAAGAACTGTGTGATCAATGCTATGCTGATGGGCGAAGACAAAATGAATGCTGAAGATATTTCTACTATTATAATGGACATGCTTCTTATTGGAGTAAACACT ATTACTTCTTCTATGTCATTCCTTTTGTATTACATAGCTAAGTATCAAAGAGCGCAAAGGATACTTTACGATGAAATAGACAAAGTTGGCGCCAATTTGAGCATTAACGACTTGTCGAAGATTACGGAACTAACGCCTTATCTTCAAGCGTGCATAAAGGAGTCCTTACG ATTAGTTCCTCCTATTCCAGTGCTGACTCGGATTCTGCCGAAAAATATAACTATAGACAGATATAA TATCCCTCGTGGCACTCTCATAATAATGTCTACTCAAGATGCTTCGCTGAAAGAAGGCAACTATGATGATGCATCTGTATTCTACCCCGAGAGATGGTTGAAGGGAGATGCAAAAGAATACCATGCATTTGCCTCTATCCCATTTGGTTTTGGAGCCCGGAAGTGTTTGGGTCAAAACATTGCAGAAACCATGATGTCACTGCTTACCCTCAGA ATtatccaaaaatataaacttgaaTATCATTATGGAGATGTTGGATCAACAAGAAGTTTTATATCCAGACCCAATAAGGCCCTGAAAGTGAGATTTGTGGACAGATTGTAA
- the LOC110384517 gene encoding probable cytochrome P450 301a1, mitochondrial isoform X1 encodes MYLNQLRNVQPYVRLGLANIQKRCYEKAILQTQKLQSQEVNTNKACSASVGLSDKDPLMNEIFPATRVMPMVLTNKEPIVLSFDDVPGPRALKYISNFRHYLSEIGTQLTVGVLTIALNMSTYLNTKKPLKNLSALFDEYGPVVRFVSPVGGDIVLINHPEHIQKVYTMEGEYPIRSTLDSLEKYRSEHRSLVYGGLYSVQGEEWNRQRAVVLAPLNNSISHHISGINDVCENFTTKIYNIRNYQDEISKDLYKELHKWAFDCMGLVLFSKRFTMLDTELVYSQCDMSWLYHSLEKATDAIIKCESGLHFWKLFPTPAWNSLVKYCDSLDNLIGKHVIEAEQALSFQASKDANTDFTFPTDKNCVINAMLMGEDKMNAEDISTIIMDMLLIGVNTITSSMSFLLYYIAKYQRAQRILYDEIDKVGANLSINDLSKITELTPYLQACIKESLRLVPPIPVLTRILPKNITIDRYNIPRGTLIIMSTQDASLKEGNYDDASVFYPERWLKGDAKEYHAFASIPFGFGARKCLGQNIAETMMSLLTLRIIQKYKLEYHYGDVGSTRSFISRPNKALKVRFVDRL; translated from the exons atgtaTCTAAATCAATTGCGAAATGTTCAACCGTACGTCAGATTAGGATTGGCTAATATCCAAAAAAGATGTTATGAAAAGGCAATATTGCAGACTCAAAAGCTTCAAAGTCAAGAAGTGAATACCAATAAGGCATGCTCAGCTTCTGTTGGTTTATCCGACAAAGATCCTCTAATGAACGAAATATTCCCAGCAACTAGGGTGATGCCTATGGTGCTTACGAATAAGGAACCTATTGTGCTTTCATTCGATGACGTACCTGGACCCAGAGCTTTGAAATACATATCAAATTTTCGTCACTACCTTTCAGAAATTGGTACCCAACTCACAGTGGGCGTGCTCACTATAGCACTTAACATGA GCACATATTTAAACACCAAGAAACCGCTGAAGAATCTTTCCGCCCTTTTCGACGAGTACGGGCCTGTGGTTCGGTTTGTTAGTCCCGTGGGAGGGGACATAGTCTTGATAAATCACCCCGAGCATATCCAGAAAGTTTATACTATGGAGGGGGAGTATCCTATAAGGTCAACCTTGGACTCTCTGGAGAAATATAGATCGGAGCACAGGAGCCTCGTTTATGGTGGACTGTATTCCGT TCAAGGGGAAGAATGGAATCGTCAAAGGGCAGTTGTGCTCGCACCACTGAACAACTCGATCTCACACCACATTAGTGGGATCAACGACGTATGCGAAAATTTCACGACAAAGATATACAATATTCGAAACTATCAAGACGAGATTTCAAAGGATCTGTATAAGGAGCTCCACAAGTGGGCCTTCGATTGTATGG GATTAGTGCTTTTCTCGAAAAGGTTCACGATGCTAGACACAGAGCTGGTGTACAGTCAGTGCGATATGTCGTGGCTCTACCACAGCTTGGAGAAGGCGACTGACGCCATCATCAAATGCGAGTCCGGCCTCCACTTCTGGAAGCTGTTCCCGACGCCCGCATGGAACTCTCTCGTCAAATACTGCGACAGCTTAGACAA CCTAATTGGAAAACATGTTATAGAAGCGGAACAAGCTCTCTCTTTTCAAGCATCAAAAGATGCAAATACTGATTTCA CCTTTCCTACAGATAAGAACTGTGTGATCAATGCTATGCTGATGGGCGAAGACAAAATGAATGCTGAAGATATTTCTACTATTATAATGGACATGCTTCTTATTGGAGTAAACACT ATTACTTCTTCTATGTCATTCCTTTTGTATTACATAGCTAAGTATCAAAGAGCGCAAAGGATACTTTACGATGAAATAGACAAAGTTGGCGCCAATTTGAGCATTAACGACTTGTCGAAGATTACGGAACTAACGCCTTATCTTCAAGCGTGCATAAAGGAGTCCTTACG ATTAGTTCCTCCTATTCCAGTGCTGACTCGGATTCTGCCGAAAAATATAACTATAGACAGATATAA TATCCCTCGTGGCACTCTCATAATAATGTCTACTCAAGATGCTTCGCTGAAAGAAGGCAACTATGATGATGCATCTGTATTCTACCCCGAGAGATGGTTGAAGGGAGATGCAAAAGAATACCATGCATTTGCCTCTATCCCATTTGGTTTTGGAGCCCGGAAGTGTTTGGGTCAAAACATTGCAGAAACCATGATGTCACTGCTTACCCTCAGA ATtatccaaaaatataaacttgaaTATCATTATGGAGATGTTGGATCAACAAGAAGTTTTATATCCAGACCCAATAAGGCCCTGAAAGTGAGATTTGTGGACAGATTGTAA
- the LOC110384516 gene encoding protein lin-52 homolog produces the protein MAAKQNPIVQEEQAASDDIPLTSLEESLFSAEKLDRASPELWPEQIPGVSEFAPLPSANQSPPSWSKGAATKEDYTYMQQLGSLSTSGLIMEVKKLHDLAYQLGLEEAKEMTRGKYLNIFSSRRHR, from the exons ATGGCCGCGAAACAAAATCCTATTGTTCAAGAAG AACAAGCAGCATCTGATGATATTCCATTGACGTCGTTAGAAGAAAGCTTGTTTAGTGCGGAGAAACTTGATCGTGCTTCTCCTGAATTGTGGCCTGAGCAAA TTCCAGGCGTGTCGGAATTTGCTCCTTTGCCGAGCGCTAATCAATCACCTCCGTCATGGAGCAAAGGTGCTGCCACTAAAGAGGATTACACTTATATGCAGC AATTGGGATCACTGTCCACAAGTGGTCTTATCATGGAAGTGAAGAAGCTACATGACCTTGCTTACCAGTTGGGGCTTGAAGAGGCTAAGGAGATGACCAGAGGAAAGTACTTGAATATCTTCTCTTCAAGGCGACATCGATAG
- the LOC110384471 gene encoding small ribosomal subunit protein eS19A isoform X1 produces MRSVTLKDVEQDKVVKTVAAHLKKTGKVKVPEHMDLVKTGRFKELAPYDPDWFYVRCAAILRHIYIRSPVGVKTVTKIFGGRKRNGVTPSHFCRSSGSIARKALQALEALKMVEKVQDGGRILTVQGRRDLDRIAAQVRLKAKQAAKQQVIVL; encoded by the exons ATGCGTTCCGTCACATTGAAGGATGTTGAACAGGACAAGGTCGTCAAGACCGTCGCTGCCCATCTGAAAAA GACGGGCAAGGTCAAGGTACCAGAACACATGGACCTGGTGAAGACCGGTCGCTTCAAGGAACTGGCTCCCTACGACCCCGACTGGTTCTACGTTAGGTGTGCTGCCATCCTCCGTCACATCTACATCCGTTCCCCAGTTGGAGTCAAGACTGTCACCAAGATCTTCGGTGGTCGCAAACGCAATGGAGTCACACCCTCACATTTCTGCAG GTCATCAGGCAGCATCGCCCGCAAAGCCCTTCAAGCCCTTGAGGCCCTGAAGATGGTTGAGAAGGTCCAAGATGGTGGCCGCATCCTCACTGTTCAGGGCAGGCGTGATCTTGACAGAATCGCCGCTCAAGTCCGCCTAAAGGCTAAGCAGGCCGCTAAGCAGCAAGTCATCGTTCTGTAA